The Cydia pomonella isolate Wapato2018A chromosome 20, ilCydPomo1, whole genome shotgun sequence genome contains a region encoding:
- the LOC133529202 gene encoding glucose dehydrogenase [FAD, quinone], with product MEAAGALASLAPSPITVLGLIPLLALGITYFRYQQFDPESHITDVNAMLSIYDFVIVGGGSAGAVVASRLSEVGNWTVLLLEAGQDETEISDVPALAGYTQLSEMDWQYQTTPSANRSYCLAMNGDRCNWPRGKVLGGCSVLNAMVYVRGNRNDYDLWEALGNPGWSYDQVLPYFMKSEDNRNPYLVNTPYHAAGGYLTVQEAPWRSPLSVTFLKGGMELGYENRDINGAKQTGFMLTQATMRRGSRCSTAKAFLRPIRNRENLHIALGAQVTRILINPVKKQAYGVEFIRNGQKQKVRIKREVIMSAGSLSTPKLMMLSGVGPASHLKEHGIPVIADLKVGHNLQDHVGLGGLTFVVNKPVTFKKDRFQTFAVAMNYILYEKGPMTTQGVEGLAFVNTKYAPSSGNWPDIQFHFAPSSVNSDGGEQIRRILNLRDRVYNTVYKPIEQAETWTILPLLLRPKSSGWVKLRSRNPFHPPDIVPNYFAYKEDIKVLIEGIKIAMALSNTTAFQRYGSRPHNIPMPGCQHHVLFSDEYWECSLKHFTFTIYHPTGTCKMGPKTDPGAVVDPRLRVHGVANLRVVDASVMPTIISGNPNAPVIMIAEKASDMIKEDWLVL from the exons ATGGAGGCAGCAGGAGCGCTCGCGAGTTTGGCCCCGTCGCCCATCACCGTGCTGGGTCTGATACCACTCCTGGCATTAGGGATCACGTACTTCAGATACCAGCAGTTCGACCCAGAGTCTCATATAACGGATGTCAATGCT ATGTTGTCGATATACGATTTCGTGATAGTGGGCGGCGGATCGGCGGGTGCCGTGGTAGCGTCGCGCCTCTCCGAGGTAGGAAACTGGACGGTACTACTCTTGGAGGCGGGCCAGGATGAGACCGAGATCTCCGACGTGCCCGCCCTGGCCGGCTACACGCAGCTCTCCGAGATGGACTGGCAGTACCAAACCACGCCCTCGGCTAACCGCTCCTACTGCCTCGCTATGAACGGCGACCGTTGCAACTGGCCTAGAGGCAAGGTCCTCGGCGGATGCAGCGTCCTCAACGCCATGGTATACGTGCGGGGCAATCGCAACGACTACGATCTTTGGGAGGCGCTCGGTAATCCTGGCTGGTCCTACGACCAGGTGCTTCCTTATTTCATGAAATCTGAGGACAATCGGAACCCATATCTCGTCAATACGCCCTACCACGCCGCTGGAGGCTATCTAACGGTTCAAGAGGCTCCGTGGCGCTCGCCACTTTCGGTGACATTTCTGAAGGGCGGCATGGAACTTGGATACGAGAACAGAGACATAAATGGGGCGAAGCAGACTGGATTCATGCTAACACAGGCGACCATGCGGCGCGGCAGTCGGTGCAGCACGGCCAAGGCCTTCTTACGGCCTATACGGAATCGAGAAAATCTTCATATCGCCCTCGGAGCACAGGTTACCAGGATACTAATCAATCCGGTTAAAAAACAGGCTTACGGTGTCGAGTTTATAAGAAACGGACAAAAGCAAAAGGTAAGGATCAAGCGAGAAGTCATCATGTCAGCTGGTTCATTGTCCACGCCCAAATTGATGATGCTTAGCGGAGTGGGACCAGCGAGCCATTTGAAGGAGCACGGTATTCCTGTCATCGCAGATCTAAAAGTTGGCCACAATTTGCAGGATCACGTTGGGCTTGGAGGTCTAACATTCGTCGTTAACAAACCTGTCACGTTTAAAAAGGATCGATTCCAAACATTCGCTGTTGCTATGAATTATATactctatgaaaagggaccaaTGACCACCCAAGGCGTCGAAGGCCTGGCTTTTGTCAACACAAAGTATGCTCCAAGTTCGGGCAACTGGCCCGACATTCAGTTCCACTTCGCGCCGAGCTCCGTCAACTCCGACGGCGGCGAACAAATTCGCAGGATTCTGAATTTACGGGATCGAGTATACAACACTGTTTACAAACCGATCGAACAAGCAGAGACATGGACCATTCTCCCCCTACTGCTTCGTCCAAAGAGCTCCGGGTGGGTTAAGTTGAGAAGTCGCAATCCGTTTCATCCGCCTGACATAGTGCCCAACTACTTTGCATACAAGGAAGACATTAAAGTATTAATAGAAGGCATAAAGATAGCCATGGCTCTGTCAAATACGACGGCGTTTCAAAGGTACGGGTCGAGGCCCCACAACATTCCTATGCCGGGCTGTCAACACCACGTGTTGTTCAGTGACGAATACTGGGAGTGTTCACTGAAACATTTCACGTTCACGATATACCATCCGACAGGCACTTGTAAAATGGGGCCAAAGACGGACCCTGGAGCGGTGGTGGATCCAAGGTTGCGAGTCCACGGCGTGGCCAACCTGAGAGTAGTGGATGCGAGTGTCATGCCGACCATCATAAGCGGCAACCCGAACGCACCAGTAATAATGATAGCCGAAAAAGCCTCGGACATGATCAAGGAGGACTGGCTTGTGTTATGA
- the LOC133529213 gene encoding uncharacterized protein LOC133529213 isoform X2 yields the protein MGQEQSYAAHASAAQVARYKEKYSDPLQYRSSPITFPTDFDEKDYKRHKARRSAESFKSDSSTKSSGYRSGSSGYECRSERSSKSDYYCTSLYKNNHYTDVNKELYKPVKIPKEKRYKLQLFDDKDELKTPRLKSYHSEPESTKPKVTAPKKAGIRNYTPKILSEDEQRKKVDNWI from the coding sequence ATGGGTCAAGAGCAATCGTATGCGGCTCACGCTAGCGCCGCCCAGGTGGCCCGCTACAAGGAGAAGTACTCCGACCCTCTCCAGTACCGGAGCTCCCCCATCACCTTCCCCACCGATTTCGACGAGAAGGACTACAAGCGGCACAAAGCCAGGCGCAGCGCGGAGAGCTTCAAGAGCGACTCCTCCACCAAAAGCAGTGGCTACAGAAGCGGATCGAGCGGCTACGAATGCCGCTCCGAAAGGTCCTCCAAAAGCGACTACTACTGCACCTCCCTATACAAAAACAATCACTATACAGACGTTAATAAAGAACTATATAAACCGGTGAAAATACCGAAGGAAAAACGCTACAAGCTCCAACTGTTTGATGACAAGGATGAACTGAAAACTCCGCGTTTGAAGAGTTACCATAGTGAACCTGAATCCACGAAGCCTAAAGTGACTGCGCCAAAGAAGGCGGGCATAAGGAACTACACTCCTAAAATCCTGTCAGAGGACGAGCAGAGAAAGAAAGTGGATAATTGGATATAA
- the LOC133529213 gene encoding uncharacterized protein LOC133529213 isoform X1, which produces MPEIKHREHAAAHLTMGQEQSYAAHASAAQVARYKEKYSDPLQYRSSPITFPTDFDEKDYKRHKARRSAESFKSDSSTKSSGYRSGSSGYECRSERSSKSDYYCTSLYKNNHYTDVNKELYKPVKIPKEKRYKLQLFDDKDELKTPRLKSYHSEPESTKPKVTAPKKAGIRNYTPKILSEDEQRKKVDNWI; this is translated from the exons ATGCCAG AAATCAAACATCGCGAACACGCAGCCGCGCATCTCACCATGGGTCAAGAGCAATCGTATGCGGCTCACGCTAGCGCCGCCCAGGTGGCCCGCTACAAGGAGAAGTACTCCGACCCTCTCCAGTACCGGAGCTCCCCCATCACCTTCCCCACCGATTTCGACGAGAAGGACTACAAGCGGCACAAAGCCAGGCGCAGCGCGGAGAGCTTCAAGAGCGACTCCTCCACCAAAAGCAGTGGCTACAGAAGCGGATCGAGCGGCTACGAATGCCGCTCCGAAAGGTCCTCCAAAAGCGACTACTACTGCACCTCCCTATACAAAAACAATCACTATACAGACGTTAATAAAGAACTATATAAACCGGTGAAAATACCGAAGGAAAAACGCTACAAGCTCCAACTGTTTGATGACAAGGATGAACTGAAAACTCCGCGTTTGAAGAGTTACCATAGTGAACCTGAATCCACGAAGCCTAAAGTGACTGCGCCAAAGAAGGCGGGCATAAGGAACTACACTCCTAAAATCCTGTCAGAGGACGAGCAGAGAAAGAAAGTGGATAATTGGATATAA